The Gloeomargarita lithophora Alchichica-D10 genomic sequence TTTATCCAACTCTTTTGTGGTAATTTTATCTGGCAATTGATAGAGGTTTTTGATGCTAACAACCAGGGCTAAATCCCCCGTAGGCCACACATCGGGACGACCCAAAGCCATCAATAAATAAATGTTGGCAGTCCAGGTGCCGATGCCGCAAATTTGGGTTAATTGTTGATGCACGATGGCATCATCTAAAGCAGTTAATATCTCTAAATCAAGGGTGTTTGTCTCTAAAGCCGTTGCCAGATGACATAGATAAGTGCTTTTTTGGCGGCTGACTCCACAGGTGCGCCACTCGTCAGCAGTTAATTTTAATAAGCCGGGTGCAGACAAGGGTTGGCAGATATTTTGCAACCGATTAAAGGTAGCTTGGGCGGATTTTAGGGAAACCTGTTGCTCCAAAATAATTTGCACTAGAGTCGCCAGTCCTGGTGTTCGTAACCATAAAGGGGGAGTCTGCACCTGGGCATAAACCTGCGCCAGCACCTGATCCTGCCGGTTTAATGCGCTTAAACCCTGGGCTAACGTTTCTAACGTAATGATAGTTCGATTGTCGTGCGGAGGGTGACGATGGGTTTCTTGCCTTCTCATGGGATTGCATCAATTAACTATAGGATACCTCTATTTATTGGAACCAACCGATAGCCTGCGTGTCCGCAGGACATTAGCCTGCGTGGCGTAGCCATAAATCTCATCGCTGGAATGCAGGGATTCTGGAGAATTAAGTTCCGCTAATTTGCAATTTATAGAGGTGCCCTTTAGATAGTGTCTGTGTAGCGGATAGTGCGCTGTATAGCCAACATAACCTAGTTAAATTATCAGCAATAAATTGGCTAACCAGAGTGCCTGCCACCATCAAACCAGTAACCAAGCTAGTCCATAATGTGCCGACAGACTCTTTTGTAACCAGTAATCTAAGGAGAGTTGGATACATTCCAGCGCATTCGAGATCAGGGGAAAGAAAAAGTACTACAATTACTAAATTTGCTCTAACCCTGGCAATAAGGATGCCGAGACACTAATCAGGGCTTGTAAATCCTCCTGGAGTCCCCGATAGAGAACAAAGGCCAGCCCAAACCCCAGCAAGCCCACGCCGCTCACCACCCCCAGCAACCAGGGGTCATTCAACCCGCTCCAGACCAACAAGCCCACGGAACCAGGGGCGACCATCCCCGCCAAAAAAAGATACACCCCCGCCCAGCGTTGCAATTGTTCACAGCGAGCCGCTTCCGCCGGTTCTGGTAGGGGGGGAATCAGCCGGGGATAAACCACCCGCAGGACATAGCTACTGCAAAAAAAGAACGGATAGGCCGCCGCCACCAGCCCACACAACGCCAGGGATAAGACAAACTGTACCAGCGCCTGGGCGGGAAAATCCGGCACCAAAGCCGCCAAACCCACGGGATACACCACCGCCGCCAATCCCCATTCCAGTAAACCAATCCCGGCCACCACCTGCCCAATCCCCAAACTCCGCAGGCGGATTCCCACCCGTTCCGATGGGGGGGGGATTTGCCCCATCGCCCGCACCGTCGGCCACACGGTCAGGAGCAAGGCCACCAACCCCAGGGGATAGGCAATGCTATTAACCATCAGAGCCAATCGTTCCCAGGCGGCGGTGGCTCCCGCCAAATGGCTAATAATTTCTCGCCAATTGCACACATAGTTAAACCAACCCGCCAAAGCGTGGGGAAGCAAGGCCGCCAGAGCAAAAATCAGCAATGACCACCGTTGCCAGGGGGAGGGTTGGGAGCGCAAAAACCGAAAAGTTTGCGGGCGCAGGCATAAACTCAACTGCCGTGCCAAATCCTGACCATTCACAGGCCGGAGTTCCCGCTCTGGAGCCAAACAGGACTGCAATACCCAGGTGAGTTCCTGCGCCCCCATCCCCAATTCTGCCGCCGCCGGGGGTACGGGTGGCACCTGTTGCCGTTGTTGCCACCGTTGGTTGAGCATGGTGATCCAGTCCTTGGCTAAGCCGGTTTCCACAAAAGGCCGTTCCCCGTACAACACCTCCCACAACACCACCGCCAGGGCGTACAAATCACTGCGCCCGTCCAACTGCTCCGGTTGCCAGGGGTCATAGGGATTGGCCGCCGCCAACTGCTCCGGCGACATATAGGCCAAACTACCGCCAAAATAGGCCGCCGGGGTCGCCCCCACTACCGGGGACGCATAGCTGATATTAAAATCCGCCAGGTAGGGTGTGCCATCGGCTCCCAGGAGAATATTGGCCGGTTTCACATCCCGATGCAGTACCCCCTGCTGTTGGGCATAGGCCAAAGCTCCCGCCAACTGCATCCCCCAGCGCGCCACCACCGTCACCCAGGACAGTTCTGCCCATTGCCGCCGCCGCCACTCATCCCCCCAGGGTGCTTGCCCCACCCGGTTCATCGCCCCATCCACCGCCGCCAAAACCAACCCTCCCGCCCGTTGCTCTGGGGGCACAGAGGTAACCTGCTCAATCACCCCCGCCAAGGTGCCCCCCAAAATACATTGCATATACATTAGGCGTAAACCCCGCTCCGGTAGCAAGTGCTGGTCAAACACCCGCACAATATGGGGATGATCCAACAGCGCCAGGGTTTGCGGTTCCGCCCCCTGCTCCGGCGATACCTTCAGGGCAACCCACCGTTGCATGGTCGGCTGGCGCGCCAAAAACACCTGGGCAAAAGCCCCCCGCCCCAACTCCTGCACTACCTCAAACCCGGCCACCTCATCCCCCACCTGAATCGGTGGTGCTGACCCCTGGGGAGCCGTAGCCGTCACCAAAGCCGTACTTACCACCACCTCCGTTTTATCCAACAACCGAGTGAGGGCTTCCTTTTGCGCCGGGAATCGCTCATAGTAATCCTCCACGGACACCTGGGGGTCATGCTTTGTACGAACATAATACTCATGGAGGATCAGATCACAGGGCAGTTCCGCTCCCAACTCCGGGTACTGGGTTTGATACGCCTCCAACAACTGCCCCAGCCCCTTTTGCCACCGGTAGGCCAAGTCTGTTTTCACCAACTCCACCAACACCAACGACTGCAACGCCAAGGCGACATCCGGGACAAAATCCCGCAAATCCGGCACCGATTGTTCCCAAGCAACAACCAGAGACTGTACCGATTCCGTTAGTACATCCCAGGTGGGGGTAAAAGTTGCATCAGTTTCCTGCATCCTCGATTCGTCACCCAACCTTAGTGCGATTCCGTTACGATCTTACCTCGGAAGACAAAGTAATTGTAAATGTTGTACCCCAACACAATCGGGATCAAAAACCCCACAAACGTCAGCATAAACACCAATGAACTAGGAGCCGCCGCCGCTTGATAAATGGTGACACTGGGGGGAATAATTTTAGGAAAAATCAAAAATCCCAACCCAATAAACGACAGGGAGAAAATCAAAAATGTATAGACCAAGGGAGCCGCTTCTTGCTGTAACTTCAGACTCCTGAACAACCCCACAATCAAAGCCAATCCCAACAGAGGAATCAACGCAAAAATGTAAATCAAAGGGGGTGTAAATAATAAATCTCTGGCATGATCCCAGAGAATTGGAGTTGTTACCGTAATAAAAATAGCTCCCACCAAGGTTGTCCAAGTGGCAATCGTCGCCGTGCGGTAGTGGTTCTTTTGTAATTCCCCCGTCGTTTTCAAAATCAAATAGGTAGAACCGATCAATACATACCCTTGAATCAGGGTCAACGCCACCAGCACCGAATGCCAAGTCAGCCAGTCCCACGTCCCCCCCACAAAATGCCCCAATTCATCTACTTTAATCCCTTCAAACACCGTTCCCAACGCAAACCCTTGCCCCAAGGCTGCTAAAAAACTCCCGACCCCAAAAGTGATATTCCAAATCATTTTATTCTCGGCATTTTCCCGAAACTCAAAAGAAACCGCCCGCAAAATCAACCCCACCACCATCAGCACCAGCGGTAAATACAAGGCATGCAAAATCGTGGCATAGGCCAAGGGAAACGCCCCAAATAGGGAACCCCCCATCAGTACCAACCAGGTTTCATTGGCATCCCACACATTCCCCAAACTGGTCATCAAAATACTACGGCGTTTCTCTCCTTGCGCCGTCAAAGAAAGAATGCCTACCCCCAAGTCAAATCCATCTAGCAATACATACAAAAACAAGAACAAACCCAGGATAAAAAACCATACCTGGGGCAGGAAATGTTGTAGCGGTTCTAAGGGTTGCATCGGAGCTTCTCCAATGGATATAAAGATGGGAATGACCATTAGAATTGACCCGTTTCCGCTGGCCGCTGATCCGGAATGTGTTGGGCTGAGTCCGATGGCACCACCATACGGGGGACAGGCAGGGTTAAATCCGGGCCTTTTTGGATAATTTTCTTGCCAAAATAAAGAGTCATCACAAAGAAAATAGCATACATCAACATCAACCCAGAAAGAGAGAATAAAATCACCCCCGGCGGTAAATCCGATGCGGATTCCACCGTGCGTAATTCCCCATAAACAATCCAGGGTTGACGACCGACACAGCGCACAATCCAACCACATTCTACAGCGATATAACCCAGGGGTCCAGCGAATAGCCAAGACAGCAGTAACCACTTGTTTTCATTAATTAACTCCGGGGCTAATTTGCCTCGCCACCATCGCCATACCGTTAAACCCATCAGAGCGGCAAAAAAAGTTCCAATGGCAATCATAATTCGGAAAGAATAATACACCATACCCACCATTTTTGGGCGGTCATTGGGTGACCATTCCTTCAACCCTTGAATCGGGGCATCTAAAGTGGATTTTAGCTCCAGCAAATAACTCAAAACCCCCGGAACTTTTAATTCCCAGGTATTTTTTTCTAACTTATTACTAGGCAAAGCCAAGATACTCCAATCCGCCGGGGTATGCGCCGGAACCGTCTCCCACAAGGCTTCCATAGCGGCCAATTTCGTTGGTTGGTAATGATAAACCTGCTCCGCACTCAAATGACCTAGGAAAATCTGCAAGGGTGCCACCGCTATCAAGGCAACCAAAACCAACTTAAACGAGCGGCTAAAAAACTCCGTATCCCGTTTCTTCAGCAAATACCAAGCACTAATTCCCCCAATCACAAACAGAGCCGTTTCCAAAGTAGCCAAAAACATATGTAGGAAACTATTTAGCGTAAAGGGGTTACCAATCGCTTGGAAATAATCCTGGACAATAAATTTCCCATTGGTAAACATCCCGCCCGCAGGGGTTTGCAACCAGGAATTGGCACTCAAAATCCAAAAAGTAGATAAATTTGCCCCAATCGCCACGCAAATAGTGGCCACAAAATGCACCAAGGGCGGCACCCGTTCCCAACCAAAAACCATGATGCCCAAAAAACTGGCTTCCAACATAAAAGCCATCGTCCCTTCAAACCCTAGCAAAGTCCCAAATAAGTCCCCGACGGCTTCGGAAAAAGGTGCCCAATTCAAACCAAATTGGAAGGCCATGGGCAGTCCAGTGGCTACGCCAATCCCAAAATTCAACAAATACAATTTCGTCCAAAAGCGGGCGTGATGATAGTAGGTAATATTCCGGGTTTTTAACCATAAAGCTTCAACAATCACTAAATAAATGCCCATCCCCGTGGTGAGAACCGGCCACAGCATATGAAAAATGGCCGTTAAAGCAAACTGTAACCGCGAGAGAGTCACCGTATCCAACCAGGCATCCAGCATAAATACTTAAGAATTGGGGGGACATTTCTATTATACCAAGCGGATTGCCAGGGGATGGGGCAAGTTGCGGATTTTCTTTACGATGGTTGGGGAATGGTTAAGAATCAGCACTCTTCACCCTTAGACCAGTTTCCGGCGTGAATCAGACCACAGGGTATTCATACATTTGCAGTAAAATGAATTTTAAGTTACCATGACCAAAGCCGTTTTCAGGCGGCACATACTACCCAGGGAGAATAAAATGCACGCCACCTCAGGCACTATATCCGGGCGTATTTTAGGCACTTTGGGTTTGGGTTCAGCACTGATAAGTCTGGGGATTGCCCCACCCGTGCTTGCCCAAATCACCCCAGGCGGGAGTGGCACGGTCGTCAACCAAAATGGTCAGCAATTTAACATCACCGGCGGCACCCAGGCCGGACGCAATTTATTTCATACGTTTCAACAATTTGGCCTCACCCAGGGGCAGGTTGCCAGCTTTTTTAGCAATCCCGCAATGATTAACATCCTGGCGCGGGTGAATGGGGGTTCAGCGTCCTATATCAATGGGTTAATTCAGGTATTGGGAGGCAATAGCAATTTATATTTAATGAATCCGGCGGGAATTGTCTTTGGGCCAAATGCTTCTTTGAATGTACCCGCCGCTTTTACGGCGACGACTGCGGATAGAATCATGTTTCCAGGCGGCAGTTTCAATGCCTATGGTAATAATGACTATAGCAAATTGGCGGGAGAACCCATTGGGTTTGCGTTTGATCGCAAGGAACCGGCGGCAATTATTAACGAGGGAAAGTTAGTGGTTAATCCCGGTCAAAGCGTGAGTTTAATCGCCGGTCAAGTAATCAATACAGGCACGATCCAGACACCGGGGGGAAATATCACCATCGCAGCCGTACCGGGGGAAAATTTGGTGCGTTTGTCCCAGGCTGGACAATTATTAAGTTTAGAATTTAACCCCCAACAGGCGGCGAGTATAGCCGATGCGGAAGGCAATATCCCGGTGACTCGTTTGCCAGAATTGTTAACCGGCGGTGGGGTGGAAAGTATCACTGAAAATGCTAACGGCACGGTCACGGTAGCGGGTTCTGATTTGCAAATTCCCGTATCATCAGGGACGGCGATTGTCTCAGGAACTTTGGATGTGTCTAGTAGTAATAGCACCGGGGGTAATGTCGGTGTTTTTGGGAGCAAAATTGCTGTCGTGAACGGAGAATTGAATGCTTCAGGGTACACCGGCGGCGGGACAATTTTGGTAGGGGGAGAATTGCAAGGAAAAGGCTCAGTTCCCAATGCAGAATATACGTTTATTAGTAGCGATTCTCAACTATTGGCCGATGCGATCAATACTGGGGATGGGGGCAGGGTAATTGTGTGGGCGGACAAGGCGACCCAATTTTGGGGAACCATCAGTGCCAAGGGTGGCGAAGTATCGGGTAATGGCGGTTTTGTGGAAGTTTCGGGGAAGGAAAGTCTGAATTTTCAAGGTGAAGTAGATACCTCGGCACCCCAGGGGAAAGCAGGAACTTTATTGCTTGATCCTGAGAATATTATTGTGGGCGACGACA encodes the following:
- a CDS encoding DNA-3-methyladenine glycosylase family protein; translated protein: MRRQETHRHPPHDNRTIITLETLAQGLSALNRQDQVLAQVYAQVQTPPLWLRTPGLATLVQIILEQQVSLKSAQATFNRLQNICQPLSAPGLLKLTADEWRTCGVSRQKSTYLCHLATALETNTLDLEILTALDDAIVHQQLTQICGIGTWTANIYLLMALGRPDVWPTGDLALVVSIKNLYQLPDKITTKELDKLTETWRPWRAVAARLLWQYYLKYLR
- a CDS encoding serine/threonine-protein kinase, which codes for MQETDATFTPTWDVLTESVQSLVVAWEQSVPDLRDFVPDVALALQSLVLVELVKTDLAYRWQKGLGQLLEAYQTQYPELGAELPCDLILHEYYVRTKHDPQVSVEDYYERFPAQKEALTRLLDKTEVVVSTALVTATAPQGSAPPIQVGDEVAGFEVVQELGRGAFAQVFLARQPTMQRWVALKVSPEQGAEPQTLALLDHPHIVRVFDQHLLPERGLRLMYMQCILGGTLAGVIEQVTSVPPEQRAGGLVLAAVDGAMNRVGQAPWGDEWRRRQWAELSWVTVVARWGMQLAGALAYAQQQGVLHRDVKPANILLGADGTPYLADFNISYASPVVGATPAAYFGGSLAYMSPEQLAAANPYDPWQPEQLDGRSDLYALAVVLWEVLYGERPFVETGLAKDWITMLNQRWQQRQQVPPVPPAAAELGMGAQELTWVLQSCLAPERELRPVNGQDLARQLSLCLRPQTFRFLRSQPSPWQRWSLLIFALAALLPHALAGWFNYVCNWREIISHLAGATAAWERLALMVNSIAYPLGLVALLLTVWPTVRAMGQIPPPSERVGIRLRSLGIGQVVAGIGLLEWGLAAVVYPVGLAALVPDFPAQALVQFVLSLALCGLVAAAYPFFFCSSYVLRVVYPRLIPPLPEPAEAARCEQLQRWAGVYLFLAGMVAPGSVGLLVWSGLNDPWLLGVVSGVGLLGFGLAFVLYRGLQEDLQALISVSASLLPGLEQI
- the cydB gene encoding cytochrome d ubiquinol oxidase subunit II — translated: MQPLEPLQHFLPQVWFFILGLFLFLYVLLDGFDLGVGILSLTAQGEKRRSILMTSLGNVWDANETWLVLMGGSLFGAFPLAYATILHALYLPLVLMVVGLILRAVSFEFRENAENKMIWNITFGVGSFLAALGQGFALGTVFEGIKVDELGHFVGGTWDWLTWHSVLVALTLIQGYVLIGSTYLILKTTGELQKNHYRTATIATWTTLVGAIFITVTTPILWDHARDLLFTPPLIYIFALIPLLGLALIVGLFRSLKLQQEAAPLVYTFLIFSLSFIGLGFLIFPKIIPPSVTIYQAAAAPSSLVFMLTFVGFLIPIVLGYNIYNYFVFRGKIVTESH
- a CDS encoding cytochrome ubiquinol oxidase subunit I, giving the protein MLDAWLDTVTLSRLQFALTAIFHMLWPVLTTGMGIYLVIVEALWLKTRNITYYHHARFWTKLYLLNFGIGVATGLPMAFQFGLNWAPFSEAVGDLFGTLLGFEGTMAFMLEASFLGIMVFGWERVPPLVHFVATICVAIGANLSTFWILSANSWLQTPAGGMFTNGKFIVQDYFQAIGNPFTLNSFLHMFLATLETALFVIGGISAWYLLKKRDTEFFSRSFKLVLVALIAVAPLQIFLGHLSAEQVYHYQPTKLAAMEALWETVPAHTPADWSILALPSNKLEKNTWELKVPGVLSYLLELKSTLDAPIQGLKEWSPNDRPKMVGMVYYSFRIMIAIGTFFAALMGLTVWRWWRGKLAPELINENKWLLLSWLFAGPLGYIAVECGWIVRCVGRQPWIVYGELRTVESASDLPPGVILFSLSGLMLMYAIFFVMTLYFGKKIIQKGPDLTLPVPRMVVPSDSAQHIPDQRPAETGQF
- a CDS encoding two-partner secretion domain-containing protein, with the protein product MHATSGTISGRILGTLGLGSALISLGIAPPVLAQITPGGSGTVVNQNGQQFNITGGTQAGRNLFHTFQQFGLTQGQVASFFSNPAMINILARVNGGSASYINGLIQVLGGNSNLYLMNPAGIVFGPNASLNVPAAFTATTADRIMFPGGSFNAYGNNDYSKLAGEPIGFAFDRKEPAAIINEGKLVVNPGQSVSLIAGQVINTGTIQTPGGNITIAAVPGENLVRLSQAGQLLSLEFNPQQAASIADAEGNIPVTRLPELLTGGGVESITENANGTVTVAGSDLQIPVSSGTAIVSGTLDVSSSNSTGGNVGVFGSKIAVVNGELNASGYTGGGTILVGGELQGKGSVPNAEYTFISSDSQLLADAINTGDGGRVIVWADKATQFWGTISAKGGEVSGNGGFVEVSGKESLNFQGEVDTSAPQGKAGTLLLDPENIIVGDDTDDDSQLGDNQILFNDSPGATFKISTTKLSNQLETGTVILQATNNVIFDVDFNYTGVNPTMLIIEAGNNISTQAITTNFYEIRLDFTAGNTITIGGNINTGRDNLTFQANGNITTADINTSSGFGSAGSVQMTSNNGSITTGSINAQGFDDGGNVSITAGSNVEVSYSNPNWV